From Watersipora subatra chromosome 2, tzWatSuba1.1, whole genome shotgun sequence, one genomic window encodes:
- the LOC137387391 gene encoding transmembrane protein 243-like: protein MSKMSADHLGDSNRSQDQYGAIDRPLFGETSQRDRLVNLVVGCVTGVLVLITLISAFVFPTDEPVNGMNVYFALCILLILLSHIILIYWYRQGDLDPKFRNMVYYNAFTLVLLCICANLYIHIVDDKKTKT, encoded by the exons ATGAGCAAGATGAGCGCTGACCATTTAGGCGACTCAAATCGCAGCCAAGATCAATATGGGGCAATAGACAGACCTCTGTTTGGTGAGACAAGCCAGCGT GACCGGCTTGTGAATCTGGTGGTTGGGTGTGTAACAGGAGTCCTTGTGCTG ATAACTTTGATCAGTGCATTTGTCTTCCCAACTGATGAACCAGTCAACGGAATGAATGTCTACTTCGCGCTCTGCATCCTTCTAATATTATTATCTCACATCATCCTG ATATACTGGTACAGACAGGGAGACCTCGATCCTAAGTTTAGAAACATGGTCTATTACAATGCATTCACACTTGTCTTGTTATGCATCTGTGCGAACCTCTACATTCATATAGTCGATGATAAGAAAACCAAAACTTGA